A stretch of DNA from Leclercia adecarboxylata:
AACCGGCAACACCAGCACAACGGCGAGCGTCGATGACATGGGCGCAACGGCTCAAGCGTGTTTTCAATATCGACATCGAGACCTGCAGCGGCTGCGGCGGCGCCATGAAAGTCATCGCCTGCATTGAAGACCCTATAGTGATCAAGCAGATCCTTGATCACCTGAAGCACAAAGCCGAAACCAGCGGGACCAGGGCGTTACCCGAAAGCCGGGCGCCACCGGCTGAGCTGCTCCTGGGTCTGTTTGACTGACGAGCCTGAAGGCCAACGATACCAATCAAAATGCTGCGTTCACAGCGCCGCGGCAGGGATCCGCCGTGCTGGTTGTCGGAAAAGGAGCCGCTAGTGGGAAAGAGGAGGGTAAATTTTCAGCGTTGCTGGCTCCCCGTCAGCCGGATTGGGTTGCATCGCAGGGGTGTCGAAAGAGTCAACTGCGGTCCAAAGCTGTTGGACTTGGGTGAAAAGGGCGTTTATTCTTCCTATACGTGCCGCGTTCCAGGCGGCGACTATGAGGGCTATGTCGATGCCCATGTGCGCCGGCTGGAGGCGCTACGCCGGGCCGGTATCGTCGAGCGGATCGACGCCGACCAATGGCGCATCCCCGATGATCTGGTCAGCCGTGCCGCCGCCCATGACGCCGGCCGAGACAGTCAGGCCAGCGTTCGCGTCCTTTCCCCGGTCGATCTGAACAAACAGATCGGATCGGACGGCGCGACCTGGCTGGACCGGCGGCTGATCCACGGCGAGACGGCCGACCTTGCGCCAACCGGCTTCGGGCAACAAGTCCGCGAAGCCATGGACCAGCGCCGCGAGCACCATATCGAACAGGGCGACGCCACCCGCAGCCGGGACAGCCGCGTCTTCTACCGGCGCAACCTTCTCGCCATCCTGCGGGAGCGCGAGGTAGCCGGCGTCGGATCGGATATGGCTTTGAGTAAGGGCCTGCCGTTCCGCGCCGCCACGGACGGCGAGAGCGTCAGCGGCAAGTTTACCGGAACCGTGCATCTATCGAGCGGCAAGTTCGCCGTGGTCGAGAAATCCCATGAGTTCACCCTTGTCCCGTGGCGGCCGATCATCGACCGCCAACTCGGCCGCGAGGTTATGGGCATCGTGCAGGGCGGGTCGGTGTCGTGGCAGTTAGGGCGGCAGAGGGGGCTGGAACGCTGAGTGCGCCCATGCCGCATTGCGAAGCAAAAGATAATCGGATAAAATGTAGCAATTCATATTCGTAAGCGTGGAGTAATCAGATGGGAAATTCCAAGTCAGCAGACAA
This window harbors:
- a CDS encoding DUF3363 domain-containing protein — protein: MLRSQRRGRDPPCWLSEKEPLVGKRRVNFQRCWLPVSRIGLHRRGVERVNCGPKLLDLGEKGVYSSYTCRVPGGDYEGYVDAHVRRLEALRRAGIVERIDADQWRIPDDLVSRAAAHDAGRDSQASVRVLSPVDLNKQIGSDGATWLDRRLIHGETADLAPTGFGQQVREAMDQRREHHIEQGDATRSRDSRVFYRRNLLAILREREVAGVGSDMALSKGLPFRAATDGESVSGKFTGTVHLSSGKFAVVEKSHEFTLVPWRPIIDRQLGREVMGIVQGGSVSWQLGRQRGLER